The Macrobrachium rosenbergii isolate ZJJX-2024 chromosome 14, ASM4041242v1, whole genome shotgun sequence sequence GGTTTGTGTAAACTTAGTTTTGGCGCCGTTTCAAAGATTAATAGTTGTAATTTATGGCAGTATGTTAAACAAAGCTAAATACCAGAATCAAGGATGAAATAGTAAGGTGACGTTAAGCAAACTGAAAATTATCTGTGCTTTGTCGCAACCAAAATTATCCCCTAAAAACAAAGCATGATAAATATGTCACTTTTTTCCCATCACAGATAACGGCGAAAAATgcctttccatttatatatatataacttaatgcTATTGATGCCATCTATTACACGcttaacataagaaaaaatattaaataaatttcatggtTCTCCATACAGAACTTGTTTATCGATACATTCTTTAATCGTTCTGTAAAACGTCAACTTTCATCCTAGGATACTCTTTTTGAGGTCATTTTAAAGCTGAGTTGTTGGAACGCATTCCAGTATGTCCAGcatgaaaaaaggcaaaaataaaaagcgaaaatGACGAGTTGGTGTCAAccgaaataaaaaattcatatgtttTGTTGTACAACATATTTACCCAAAACGAAGGaatagaatctatatatattttttttttaaccatgcaCAGCCTTGATAAATTGCCTACCAATTATATAAAGTTTATTACTATTTGTGCCAGCCATTACGGAGCAAAGTATACCACTGTCATTTTTTACTGTATGGAAactctgtatctatatatttaagatttgtttcatttatcatgCCGGTAATTGTTTCCATTCATAGCGTGGGCCGAGACAAAGGATCATTTGTTAACATCCAATAAGCATTGAACTTCAGCAAGTAATTTACGTAATGTACGCCATATACatgatgattataattatgatcaaatgcaaaattctttttattatgaagTCCTCTTTGGCCTTGGCTACACTAGTTTAAAACGAAAGGGTCCAGGAGAGAGCAATATCAATCATTCGCAGCTCCTGGGTGACAAGTTCTGCGAaaacacttcctctctctctctctctctctctctctctctctctctctctctctcacacacacacacacacacacacacacacatacatttgctTTAATGGCCTTTACTCTTTAACTGACAGATTCTTAcaagaaaaatctgcaaaaaaaaaatgccatgcattataaaaatgaattgaaaatatcCTCATAACGAAATGACGATATCTGTTATTCATTAACTTATGGAGATAGTAACATCAAAATAGTCTTCGCTGCTCAGGTAAATTCAGAACCTCAGGGCCGAGATCTTCTAGTTGTAAAAACATCTTGATTGCTAAGAGCAAAAAACTCCTTGATGCAACCCTCAGTTTCCGAGATCCAGTTTGCTCTTGGCTTTTTGTGTAGGTACTCGGATGGGTACCTTTAAAtatcacgactctctctctctctctctctctctctctctctctctctctctctctctttctctcttatactcttatacatacgttatatatatatatatatatatatatatatatatatatatatatatatatatatatatatatatatatatatatatatatatatatatatatatattgcagtctgTTGACTTCTTGTAAAAAATAGGACAATGATTGAGTTTATATTATGGTGACCTTCCCCCTTTGAATATTaagcatatgaaaaaaatacatgtatgaGTGAGAATGAACACAGTATAACAATATCTGTACAACTACTGGCTGTAATCTTCcttctttttgtcttcattttttatacGTAAACCTTTTAGCATCTCATTTTACTTTGACCATGCAATCGTAATTCTAAAATCTCCTATTACCGACTATTTTAAATGGATCGCTCAGTTGACATAACATTCCTCTaacaaaaaattctgtttttatacGTCATAATTTCGATTTTCCTCCTTTCTGTCtctgtatgcatatgcatatatatatatatatacatagtgtcaCGAaatgatcaagtacctggttattacataattaataagaccaaaagttacctcacttcagccagacacttgaaacctcataacaaaaatattaagactgaatactctaaaggtacagtgatcctttaaaacttgcttatcacttgaaaaatcactctaactttatcaagttatgggtgagatAACAACttataagctataaacagactagtggaaaataggcatcacttcatcaaacactataacggttttcctggttctatttcactttgataaaggagaactagacagatatgtCACTtatcttgtacacattcattaatttctctaatcattGGTGGTCAAAAtaaaacactgtgcttttaaaactttaaacagacaaatttatttgtaagttcaaaagttatagcagagttcacaatctcaaaaagatttactattacttgacaagtgtaagatttaagtatttcttaatcaagattaattcacaaaactttaatttatcaagaaagcaatttggttaagtaaaattcaaacattaactttcactcaagttttaaatataagtctgaacatctgcaattagcccaagtgttcactaaaacattaataaatgggagtcaatacaggtattcactgaaatctcaataataagtgtGCACTAACAAagtgctaagtaatcaccaacacaaactttggaaaacactgtgtaattataaaattggagcaatatgataacacagacatataaaaatgaaatatgcaaaaatggaaatataccaatggCAATTTCACAAAGACAAAAACATGTTTAAAGATTATACCAATCTTTCagaagattaccttcactttaaaaaaaaaagctaaactcacgtctttctaaaacttcctcaaagacaacactgccaagtcacaatagttagcagcaagacacattagaactcactataagagatattatccacctcttatcaaaataattctttaccacaacaacagtacaaaatatatcaagtaagaatcttaccttcttcgacagaaaatagtaaaacacattttcacaatgctagCACATtataaacaccttagatcattcttacaaaatgtgtACACTTCtgtgggtgaatttgacaaaacttatgctttttGTGGAAGGAGGAACCAACTTTataaccaactttatatatatatatatatatatatatatatatatatatatatatatatatatatatatatatatatatatatacataccctttAGACACAAtattgtaccagagagagagaggagagagacaactGCTATCTTTGAATTCCCAAGGCAACTCCTGGGtctctctgatttccctttgaaatatatggtgggtcctaaaggttactaactagtcccttcagtctttgaataacagatttctccttccacctctcagtatacatgatatgtaaagtatacatacattatacatacaggtatacatgtatggtatacatacaggactggaacTTCAAGCTCCTTATCTCAAGACTGACATTTCCTGTCCTGGGTTAAGCAGATgggtaaatagaaaaagtattttgagacCAAACTGGTTCGGCTGTCAgcgtgtcaacttcatctctctcacttcctcattcttttctactcagattatgaaaacataataggcatagacaaagttaataactatggaacagacacacatgataaacatataataaagcgTCCTGGCCTGAGGCCTGTCAactcatcaagataagcaaagtggcccttgcctttctgccttcaccccaaacacctgtttcaatacaggatgtggcgatctgataatggttcaaaaacaTCTTTCTCTATAGCActtaaactttaacttccacgAACACAGTATGttacaaacatgaatgattatacatgacaaagtcacctcaaaacatatgaaatggctgaaaactatatcaaaatacagaacacaagagtcatctgtaagaaataaagacatctcaaaatcatagatATCAAATCAAAACATGCCCATAATctcacattataataatatattcaacaTTAAATCGTTTTCCCCAACAGGGGTTGGCTCTGGGGAGAAAACACCTCATCAGACCGATATGCAGGGGACTTCCACTGCATTAAACCTTTCTAGCACCTACATAGAAGACTCATTCACAGTACTTTGAACCCCCTTACATAAACTACACCATTCATTTCTGTCTTTCACACAATGTTATGTTTCCTTGATATTAAAACCCATCTTTTTCAATCTTTCCTGCACTGTATATGCAACACCCTCAAGgtccccctctcttcctcctcctaacaATTATCATCCTCCATCTTTTCACGCATCCAAAACTGGTGATGTGATTCGTATTCTCGTCTCTATGTTAGAACAAGTCATTAATATTGCTGAAGTTACTGTATCATTGCCAACGAAAGAGGGCCGTTTAATTCCCAGTGTCAGCGTGTTGCTGAAAGTGTTAAATAACTGAGGCAGAGTCACTTGTCCCTGTATTTTGATGTAGATGCCTTTTCGTCCAGTTATGCTTGTGCATTTTGATGTAATTGGCTAGGTTAAGGATTTTGCTTATAACGAATGATTGATTGCATGCCTAACTATCATAATCTCTATACACGATCGAAGTGAGACTAGGATGACAATTCCCATGGTAagtttttactgcttttttaatttatcatttcttaTGAGTATTTGCAATTGAGATTGTGACTTGAAAGCGTAGCCCAGCCTGCCACACTTGAGTATGTTATTCATAGACCTTTCTTTTCCTAGAAGGTAATATAAAGAACCTGTGTTTAACTTAGTTCTTAATGTTACTAATCTTAAATATAAGACGTGGTATACTCCATAACGTAAACATAGTCGTAGTCGTACTTTACGCACTGCCTGGTTGTAAGTTGGAATTTGTCatattctctgagagagagagagagctctgtgcTCCCggagtttcattttttatataatttcagctGTCGAGACGAAGCAGATTCCTTCGGGAGGTTCTCGTATTGTTTTATATCATTCTGCGTTAGATTAGCGTATTTCAGTCTCAGCGTGCACGAGTGTGCTGTGTTGTTTTTAAATGTGCTGGTGTAATCACATCTTTGATCCCGcgagaaaatgtaatttaatcaaatttattcagaagctaagttatttattcattttagtccATCATCTATCCATCTACCTGGAAATAACCCTCCACTGATAAATTCCTCTCGTCCACAAGCTTATACacactgacttaaaaaaaaaacgaaacaacgAAACTTAAAAAAACAGCGAAACAAGAAAATCACACAATAAGTCCCATCATCTATGGGACTTACTGCGTGAGATTTCctagtttcgtttttttttaactgatttaatTCACAAATCCAATATCTGATTCACTTTTAGTGCATAATCCTTATGTTGTGATTATTGAAGAAATCGTAACCATTCAgtgttaataagtaaataaattgctGAACTGCACAACCAGTGATATAATTCAAAGTCTTTGGTGGATGCTGAAGTCATAGCGTAAGCCTACAGACTGCGTACCTTTGTTGTAGGAAACAGTGGTGTTAGCATTCGAAAACCCTTATACCGTGACATGTCAAGCGGGTCATCTGTTAAAACTTCTCTTTCTCACCCTTGGTTTGACCACTGCGCCTCAACTATCTAGTCAAATGTGAAAATGCATCAGTCATGTCTAGATTCTGCTTCTGCTGTTACCTTCAACtgtttttcttactattttttacTATTAGGAAGagttttattactattatcatgattttattacttagaataaaattattttccatattaaGATGTAATCTTATATCTTGGTCTTGTTTTCATGGAAAGAATTCCTGGTCCGTTGTCATTTTATAttcgtgttgatttttttttttttttgttaatttctctctccttctcatccCCTTTTCTAATGCCATGCATCCCATAGTATTCTTTCTGTATGCGACAAGTAAGGTTATTGTTTCACTTGAAGACAGGTGTCATCTGGTCCAGGTCAAATTTCAGCACCATTCCTGAAGGAATTTTTGGATGAACTTACTTTTTCGTTTTGCAATGCTTTTTGTTAACAGTTAAATCCTGCGTTTGCCCTGCCTATTAGAACCAAGCATTACTTCAACCATCCCTAAGGAAAGTGATCAGCCTGACCACTCAGATTATCGTTTATTACCTGTATTCGTCTACTATCAccgaaatattcaaaattttactCAGCTCTTGTCTTATCGCAAACACTGAATCTCATTTTATCCTTTCAGATCACTTGTTTGACAGCACAAGACAAGTTCCTGTAAGGACCTTCTTTCATATCATACTAATTACTGGTCGCCTTTGAGAGACTGGAGAATTTGTTGTCATCATTCTTGATATCTGCAAGTTAGCTAGAAGTTCTGCAAAATCATTTCTAGCAGCGTGCTTGAAGCACACTGTATGCTTGCGTCCTCATTTCTAAATGTGTTTTTCTATTGTTTGATAACAACAAAGTAGCTGTTCTTTACGGCAAATTTGGCGCTTCTAATccatttacagggatttattttatctttaaatttattcttcattttctgtaaTCCACAATGGAAGTAAATGAGATGGGATAGGTATTCAGCATTAGTCGGGAAGGGAAATTCCTATCACGCCTACGCAGCTGCTTCCATTTCATAGCTGGTACGCAAGAGTGGATTTAATTGAAATCTCAAAtgaaaatgagtctctctctctctctctctctcctctctctctctctctctctctctctctctctctccccgtgtgtgCTTTTTGTATCTGGTTgggaaaatgttaaagaaatactTGCAATACATGGTATATCTTCTAAGGTTTTATCAGATAGAGTAAGAAGCAGATAATTGGAATTACGTAGCCATGGTAGAACGAGGGTTTTGAATTAGGTTTTAAAGACGAAACAAACAACTGAGGTCTGGACTACAACGCGTAGATAAAAGTCATTTGTGTGATTGATTTGAGACGATAAATTGTTTTGTAAATCAGGGTGATTGATCTGCTGGATGATTAATGATGTTTTTTGATGTCTGCTCCCTTTGATTCAAGAGCCGACTTAATGATTCCGCGTCCCACTTGTCGGACAGGATCTACCTATCCTACATTAGATTATACTTCTGTCGTTAATATTcttatcaaatgaaaatagagaTAATGATGTTGGCAGTGGTTGTTCTCTTAAAACAGGGGTTCTCAAAGTGGTCGATATCGACCCCAAGGGGTCAATGGGACTATCCAAGGGGTCGACGAATAGTCAGGGGGTCGAAAGGGGGTCGGTGAATGTTCTCTGCTGGGGTCTACAGGACCAGTGAAGCCTCCGACTTGAAATTTTCgttaacaatttataaaaaaatgattatcagactttattatatttttaaaaattgtattactTTCTTGAATTAAGTTATCCCTACAACTTGGCGCGTCAACTTTTGGCCGCTCCAATCTTTCATGGCCTGTTTGAGGTATTACAGTCAAAGCCAAAAGGACATGATGCCTTGAAAGTGTGCAACAGGGCAATTAACAAAATCAAGGCTTATCCACTTAACTCACGATTGTTTGCACTGCTGTGCTAAGAGAATGATTACATGTATAAGCAATTATGCCTGCACACTGAGGTAAAGTCTAGGTGTCACAGCAAAGACTTGTTGACTTATAAGGCTCAGCTGTTCAGTTCCTTGCAGATGTGGACTCATCTTTATGTGAAGAGttgtaaaaatgcaaaatttccctgTTCTATTTGGTAGACCTCTATTCTAAATTTACTGAGACACAAAGACCTCTGCCGGGTAAAGGTATTACCATCATTCAGGCCAGGACAGTTTTACTGGGATGCCAAGGCAAGCTTAGCTTATTTAGAGCTTCACTGTCACGTAGAGATTTTCTGATGGGGACTTGGAAATTTACATGACTCATCTGGagaatttaattgaagactttGAAGTGTGCTTTGAagacctggaaaaaatgaaattgccaGAATGGATCCTAACTCCGTTTGGTGTTGAAATAAGGAACACAGATATTGCCTCACACCTGGAGGAGGAATTCACTGACATGACTGTGGACCTGGAAGCAATTGCCTTGTTCAGAAGAAAAGGTCTCCGTGAATTTTGGATCAACGAGAACAACGTTGCTAAATATCCTCAGCTTTCTGCAGTGGTTGAGCCATTTTCACTTGCTCTCCCAAGTTCGTACATATTTGAAGCGGGTTTCAGTCATGCAAACGCAGTCTTAACAAAACAGAGGAGCAGACTGAGCCTGGAAGAACGAGGTGACCTACGGCTGAAGCTCACCAACCTGCAACCTAATATCAGTATCCTTGTTGAGTCCCATCAGGCACATCCTTCACATTAATGAGGTGAACAGCTGAAGAAGAAAATGGTATATTGCACTGAGAATTAAGTTACATATACTCTTACATCTAAAGTTCTAAACATGCTTTGTTACTGTGTGTAACCTTTTTGTCATACTACATGCCAAGTACTAAACTAATACCACTCAAATAGATTTTGacgttggtgatttttttt is a genomic window containing:
- the LOC136845489 gene encoding SCAN domain-containing protein 3-like; amino-acid sequence: MTHLENLIEDFEVCFEDLEKMKLPEWILTPFGVEIRNTDIASHLEEEFTDMTVDLEAIALFRRKGLREFWINENNVAKYPQLSAVVEPFSLALPSSYIFEAGFSHANAVLTKQRSRLSLEERGDLRLKLTNLQPNISILVESHQAHPSH